Below is a genomic region from Bacillus mycoides.
ATATGAAAAACAACAAGGCCTTCTTTATGTGAAAGTACAAGATGATGCAGAAGCTCTAAAGATTTTGCAACAATTGCAAGAACAAGGTGTTGGTTTACGACAATTTAAAATGTTAGAGCCGACGTTAAACGAAATCTTTGTAGAGAGGGCGAAATAAAGATGCGTAAATTTTCTCATGTATTTTCATTTTATTTTAAAGAAGCATTTTTATCTAAAAAATCATTAATTACGAGTGCGATTTTATTTTTGGTTGTGTTTGGGATTTTTGCATTTAATCATTTTACTTCAGGCGATGATAAAAATAAGGATAAAGATAAAATTGCAGTTGTAGTAGAGAGTTCCACATACAAAGTACAAAAAGAAGAGCTAAATAAGCTATTGCCATCAGCAAAAATAACGGTCGGTTCAAAAGATGATTTTGATAAACTACATAAGCAAGTAGAAGAAGGCGATTTAGATGGTCTATTCCATGTGACGGAAAAGGATGGGACTCCAGCAGTTACATATATGTATAATGGATTTCCAAGCCAAGCGACTTCTGCGATTATGGCGGGTTATTTAAAACAACAATATACGAAGGTGACGATTGCAAAAAATAATGTTTCACCAGAAATTGCGCAGCAATTACAAGCAGAAATTCAAGTGAAGCAAGAAGCGATAAAAGATCGTACATCTTCTTTCGGAATTGCATATTTCTTTACATTTGCTTTGTATATGTTTATTGTAGCTTTCGGAAATACAATCGCAATGAATATTGCATCTGAAAAGGCGTCACGTGTAATGGAAGTAATGCTTCCGAAAGTAAAGCCTCTTACGATGATGTATGCGAAAATTTTGGCGGTTGTTTCAACGGCGTTATTACAACTTGTAATATTGGCGTGTGGTTATCTTATTCCTTATTTGTTAGGTTGGGTCGATTTAGAAAGTGCTTCATTACTTGGTGTTCCAATTGACTTTACAAAATTAGATGCAAAGGTTATAAGTATGTTTCTTGTTTATTTCATTACGGGGTATTTACTTTATGCGATGATGTACGCTGCGGCTGGAGCTGTTGTGTCTAAGACAGAGGATTTACAAGCTGTATCTTTCCCGATAATGATTTTGATCATGGCTGCATTCTTCATTAGTATTAAATCATTAAGTGATCCAAATAGTACTATTGTTGTTGTAAGTTCGTATGTTCCGTTTTTCACACCGATGGTCACCTTCTCGCGGATTGTAGCCGGTGAAGCAGGTATGCTAGAGATTACGATAACATTAGTAGTTTTATTGGCGACGATTGGTATATTAAATGCGATTACAAGCCGTATCTATGTAAACGGTGTAATGAATTACTCTGATAAAGTGAAGTTTAAAGATTTGGCGAAATTTATAAAGCGTCAATAATAGAGGGAAAGCATGATTTTCTAATGGAATCATGCTTTTTCTTTATGTATAAATTAAAAATAGTATATAATAATAAGAGTTGTCTTTTAATAGAATGAATAAAAAGGAGGGTGTGCAGATGGGAATTAGTAGTCGTTTTACAGTAGGTGTTCATATGTTAACGTTACTTGCAATAGATCGAAACTCTCGCTGTACCTCTGAATGGATTGCTGGTAGTGTGAATACAAATCCAGTTGTGATTCGTCGCATTACAGGAATGTTGAAGAGAGCAGGACTTGTTGATGTACAAGCTGGTAAAGGTGGTACGACACTTGCTCGTGATTTAGATGAAATTACATTACTTGATGTATATAAAGCTGTGGAAGTTGTAGAAGAAGGACATCTATTTTCTTTCCATGAAAATCCCAACATTGAATGTCCAGTAGGAGCTAATATTCAATCGGTATTAGAGATTATTTTAATACAATCGCAAGAAGCGATGGAAAACGTACTTGCAAATGTAACGGTGCAGCAATTAGTTACAAATTTAAAGTCGAAAATTAAAGAATAAAAAAAAGCGAGCTTCCTCATGATGAGGGCTCGCTTTTTTTATTCGGAAATATTGGAAGTTCTATTTTTCCGTATTTAAAATAAACTTTCCTACAACAGCTGCTACGATACCACCAAAAATTGGGGCAACGATGAACACCCATAGTTGAGAAATTGCTTCTCCGCCAGCGAATAGAGCTGGTGCGATACTACGAGCTGGGTTAACAGATGTTCCAGTTAACGGAATACCTAATAAGTGAATTAATACTAATGTGAAACCAATTACTAGTCCAGCTAAAGAAGAACTTCCCTTTTTACCTGTTACAGCAACGATAACTAAAACAAATACGAAAGTTAAAATGAATTCAACTAAAAATGCTCCAGATAAACCAAGAGTTCCAAAACTATTTTGTCCTAAATTATCTAAAGGTAATTTAGCAGATCGTAAAATTGTTACTAACGTTGCAGTTCCTAATAAACCACCTAAAATTTGAGCTAATAAATAATAGCTAAGTTCCATAGCGTTCATTCTTTTGTTGATGAACATAGCGATTGATACTGCTGGGTTAATATGACATCCAGAAATTGTTCCAATGCTATATGCCATAGCCACGATAGATAATCCGAAAGCCATAGCGATACCTAATGTTCCAATTCCTTCAATTCCGCCACCAATGACAGCTACTCCAGTTCCGAATAATACAAGTACAAATGTACCAATAAATTCAGCAATTGCTTTTTTTAACATAATTTACCTCCTATTAATGCACATGAAAGGTATTATAACATAGGTTTTAGTATAAACAGCTAATGAAATACTATTCTGATAAGGCGAAATAGGGAGATAATAAAAATAGATATGGTTCTATGAAGAAGAACCATATCTATTTTTATGCTGATTTTTTTTGTTTAATGACTGGAACAGAACGGTTTAAAACACTATTTACGATCATTCCTAGCATGATAATAATCATCCCAATCAGTGACAGCCCGCTAGGGAATGAACCATTTAAGAAAATAATCTCACCAAGCACAGTGAAGACCATCGTTCCAGCTTGTGTTGCTTCAACAGCTCCAAGTAAAGCAAGATTGTCTTTTGCTAAGTCAGTAGCAAAGAAAAATGTCATCGTCGCAATAACTCCGGAACATAATGCTAACAAAAATCCTTGCATCATTTGACTTGATGATGGAATACCGGTAGTGGAAAATCCGTATATACCAAGTAGGATTGTAATAGGGAGACTTCCGATTGCCATTCCTAATACACGTTGGAATGTATCAAGACGCCCGCCAACAAGTTCCATCATTTTTCGGTTACCGAACGGATATAAGAAAGCCGCTAATACGACAGGTAAAAATCCCGAGATGAACTGAGTCATTGTAATATGACCCGCTGCAGTCGCTTGCATACAAATTACACCAAGTAAAATAAATAATGCTACATATAAACTGCGAAGTGGAATTTTTCCACGTACAAGTTTTGTACCTGATTTCGTTTCTATTTTAACGAAAAATAATGGTGATAGTAGTAAACCTGCTAATATCGTAACTTGCCAAGTTCCAGCAACGAGCCAAGCTGGAGAAAAAACAGCTGCGAAACTTAATAAAGAATAGAAGCCGATGCCAGCGACCGAGCCCCACCCCATCCATACAAATGGATGTTTTTTTAATTCTGCCCATAAAGCTCCTAAGTTTTTGCGAAATAAAACGATAAGGAATAAAATAGGGAGAGCAAATAGAAAACGGAAGGAAGCAGTCCAAGCCCAGCTTGTTCCAGATACATTCATTGCTCTGTTAATAATAAAGGTTGCAGAAAAAAAGGCCGATGATAAAAGACCTAGTAATATTGCGCGCATGAAGTATGGCACTCCTTTCGGAATTGAGTATTTATGTATAGTATAATATACTTAAAGTTAATAAAAGTAAACTATTTTATATCTTAAGGTGGTTTTTATATATGAAAGAAAATGAAGATATGCAAACGAAAGAAGTAATTCAGCAAGTAGGTCAGCTATTAAGACAAATTCGAAATGAACAAAAATTAAGTTTAGAAGAATTAGCCCAAAAAACAGGGGTTAGTAAATTAACATTAGGGAAAATTGAGAGAGGCGAAACGAATCCAACGTTAGCTGTTATTTGGAAAATAACGAAAGGGTTATCGATTCCTTTATCGAGATTAATGGTTGTTGGAGAACCTGTAGCTGTTGCGCGCTGCGGAGAAGGATTTGCAGTAGATGTAGGACAAGCATGGCATTTAGAAACGATGTTCCGTTACACGAAAGAAACAGGGATGGAAATGCACCGTGCTTGTTTAAGAGCGAATAGTATATATGAACCGGAAGCTCATCATGAAGGAGCAATTGAGCTTGTAACAGTAATGAAAGGGAAAGTTTCTATTCAAGTTGAGAATGACGTATATGTGCTAAATGAGTTTGACTCCATTCAGTTTGAAGCTAATAAGAAACATAGTTATAAAAATGAAGAGGATGAAGTAGCGGTATTACATTTAACGATGAAATATTCTTCATGAAAAAATCCCCTATAGAAAAATCTATAGGGGATTTTTTATACGCTATGCTCAAATATATGAAAGAATGTTATTAGTAAGAGCGTGGCATAAGTAATAAACAAATAAAATAAACTAAAAACCCCGTCCCAAAACATAAAATAGCAATGACCCAAAGTATGCGAATGAGAGTAGAGCTAATATCAAAATATTCTCCTAAACCACCGCATATACCAAATAACATTTTATCAGTTTCGGATTTATATAACCTCTTCGACATATTATGATCCTCTCCTTTTTATATCACCGCTGTTATGTATGAGTGATACAGTGTACTTTTATTCTATATGGAAATTTATGAGAAGACCATTAGGTTATATTACATTTTTTTGTGAAAGGACAATACAGTGGATTAATTGTCTTAATTTTCAGTTGGTATTAAAATGAAAATGAGGGTGTGACGTATTTTCTAATATAAGGTGGGGAAATGGTAATGACATTATATTGGTTGACTAATGTAAAGCTTGAAACAGGTTATACATATGAAGAAGCGAAAATTTCACAAACGGAAACTGAGATATGCAGTCTTCTTATTGAAGATGGGCGAATTAAAAGAATTATAGCGGGAATCGCCCAAGAGGAAGGAACGTTAACTTTTGATGCTAATCGTTTATTAGTTTTACCAGCTTTTGAAGAGATGCATATTCATATTGATAAAACATATTATAGTGGGCCTTGGAAAGCTTGTATGCCAGCAGAAAATATTTTTACACGTTTTAATGAAGAAAAAACGATTTTACCAAAGCAATTAGCAACTGCTCAAGACAGGGCGGAAAATATGCTAGAGTTATTGCTTCGAAATGGCGCAACAAATATTAGAACGCATTGTAATGTGGATCCGGTTATTGGACTTCGTAATTTAGAGGCAACGTTAGCGGCTTTAGGAACATATAAAGATCGGTTGTCTGGTAGAATAGTTGCATTTCCGCAACATGGATTATTGCGAAGTAATTCTATGCAACTTGTGAAAGATGCGATGCGTATGGGCGCACAATTAGTTGGCGGAGTGGACCCAGCTACAGTAGATAATGATATTGAAAAATCATTACATACGATTATGGACATTGCGGTAGAATTTAATGCGGATGTTGATATTCATTTGCACGATGCGAATAATCTTGGAACGTTTACAATGAAGAGATTAGCAAGTCTAACGGAAGAAGCAGGATGGCAAGGTCGTGTAACAATTAGTCATGCGCTTGGACTTGGTGGTGTTACTGATAAAGAAGCTGAAGAAGTGGCAGAAAGACTAGCAGCATTAAAGATTGATATCACTTCAACCGTTCCAATCGGTAAACAAGTAATCCCAATTCCATTATTAGATCGAAAAGGAGTTAAAGTTTCATTAGGAAATGATAGTATTACAGATCATTGGTCTCCGTTCGGCACAGGTGATATGCTTCAAAAGGCAAATCGATTGGCAGAACGATTTGGTTGGAGTGATGAAAGGTCTTTAGGGAAAGCTCTTCGTTTTATTACTGGAGGGAAAGAAACGTTAAATAATGAAGGAAAACGAGTGTGGCCGAATGTAGGGGATGAGGCAAGTTTTGTTTTAACGAATGCAACATGCGCCGCGGAAGCAGTGGCTCGTCAAACAGAGAAGCGTGTAGTTATGTATAAAGGGAATGTTGTTATAGGGGATTTAGATCAAGTGAAATCTGATAATCTTGTATAGAGGAATCGTTTAGATGTTTTTAGAAGGGTTCTAATTGTGAAAATAGAACCCTTCTTTTTTATTTAGTAGAAACAGGGAAGTACTATACTTCCTTATAAGGAAGCAAGAAGGGATGAAAAGTTTGGACAATCAACATAATCAAAATCATATTATGGGAACTTTGCAATGGTTTATTTTTTTATTAGCAAACTCAATCGCGCTACCAATTGTCGTTGGCGGATTATTTCATCTTACGACGGAAGAAGTATTTTATTTAATGCAGCGTACGTTTTTCGTAGTTGGTATATCTTCTTTTTTACAAGGATGGCTTGGACATAAGCTTCCGATTGCGGATGGACCAGCTGGATCTTGGGTTGGTGTATTTACCGTGCTTGCTTATGCAACTGTAGGGCAGGATCAATTACATAGTACATTGCAAATTTTAGAATTAGGAATGATGGTTGCGGGAGTTGTTTTAATAGGGCTAGGAGTAACGGGAGTTATCGGGCGTATTTTATTTTTATTTACGCCGCTCGTGACAGGGACGTTCTTACTTTTATTATGTTTACAATTAAGTGGTGTATTTTTAAAAGGAATGCTAGGAATTACAGCTACTGTTTCTCAAATTGATGGATTTACAGCATTAATTGCTTTTGGCATATTTTTATTCGTAGTCATACTCTCCAACTTCGGAAAAGGGTTTGTTAAAAGTTATGCGGTTTTAATAGGGTTAATTAGTGGCTGGATTATTTTTCTCATTGCAGGAAAAGTGACGATCCCATCTCAAGTAACTCATTTTGTGCAACTTCCACATATATTCGCGTGGGGAATTCCAAAATGGAATACAGGTATGGCTGTATCAAGTTTCGTTATGGTATGTATTTTAGTTTCAAATACAGTGGCAGCTATTATAGCAATTAATCAAGCTACCATTCATAAAGCGACTATTGAACAAAAAAAGTTGAAGGATGGAACGTGGGTTGGAGGGATTTCACATATCATTTCCTCTGTATTTTCAACTGTAGGTGTCGTTCCGTTACCAGCAACGGCAGGGTTTATACGCTTAACAAAACAAAAATATATACGATCGTTCTTAATGGCATGTGCGTTACTAGTCGTAATGTCTCTTTTTCCAAGTATCATTCGTTACTTAGCGTCTTTACCATCCGCTGTCGCATCAGCCGTTTTAATGGCTTCGTTCGTACAGTTAATTGGAATTGGATTTAATAATATAAAACAAGTGCCAATGAGCGAAAGGAATGTAACGATTTTAGGAGTTGCTATATTATTTGGAAGTGGTGTTATGTTTTTACCGTCTGGAGCACTCCAATCCTTGCCGTCTGTGATGCAATATATATTCGGAAATGGTTTGTTCGTAGGTACAGTTGTCAGCATATTACTAGAACAAATATGGCGTACTGAAAAGTAAGTGGATAAAAAGAGTGTACGCACTGTATAAAAGTCTAAAATAACATAAGAAATAAAGCCCATTTTCATTCACCACCTGCACATTTCGTTCATACAATATCTTGACTAAATAAACACCCAACTTACACATATACAGCTCTGGCTTAAGCAAGGAGGGTTATACCAGTTGAAGGAAAAAGCGTATCAATCTAAACCGTTACTCACAAAGAGAGAAAGAGAAGTATTTGAATTACTGGTTCAAGATAAAACGACGAAGGAAATTGCAGGTGAACTGTTTATAAGTGAAAAAACAGTACGTAATCACATCTCAAACGCAATGCAAAAGCTAGGGGTTAAAGGACGTTCACAAGCAGTTGTTGAGCTTCTTCGTATGGGAGAGCTCGAACTATAAGAAAGCAGCCGACTTTTATACAAAAGGTCGGCTATTTTTCTGTTTGTTTCATGCTCCATATGAATGATAAGAATGTTTCATACATAAATAGGTAGTAAGGAGGGGATATGTTGAAAAGGGTATTATTAGTTTCAACAAGCGCTCATGATTTGAATGGACACCCGACTGGTTTGTGGCTGGAAGAGCTCGCAGCTCCTTATCATTTATTTAAAAAAGCTAAGTTCGATGTTGATATTGTGTCGATAAAAGGCGGGAGAGTACCAATTGATAGAGTGTCTATTCCGAATGGCATACCTCGTGAATTTAAGCATGTCGCTTCTTTATTGCAAAATACGAGGGCGATTTCAACTGTTCACTCTTCAGAGTATGATGCGGTATTATTTTGTGGTGGGCACGGGGCGATTGTAGATTTTCCAGGTAATCCATATGTAGCAAATTTAATTGAGAATATGTACAATAATAACCGGATCGTAGCGGCTGTTTGTCACGGGGTAAGTTCTTTAGTTGGTGTGAAAAATAAAGATGGCTCGTTTTTTGTTGCCGGTAAGCGTATAACAGGTTATACAAACGATGAAGAAAAAGCTGTACATTTAGAAAATCGAGTTCCGTTTTTGCTAGAAAGTAAGTTGAAAGAAGAAGGGGCTTTATTTTATGTAGCACCTAATTTCACGCCGCATGTTGTAGTAGGTTATTCCTTAGTTGTCGGTATTGGTTCGATGATATATGGGAAGTTGGCTGATCGTTATAGCGTAAAAAAACTATTGATTATTTCAATTATCATATTTGTAGCGGGTTCTATTATTGGATTTATGAATCAATCTTATGCGATTACCATTCTTGCAAGATTAGTGCAGGCGAGTGGGGGCGCGGCGTTTATTGCGCTTAGTATGATTGCAGTGGCAAAATTAGTTGCTCCCGCTAAGAAGCCTGGTGCATTAGCGATGATTAGTTCTTCTATTGCATTAGCAATAGGCATTGGTCCTTTAGTTGGCGGGGCTATTACAAATACATTAGGGTGGCCATATTTATTTTTATTTATGGTTATTTCAGTAGTTGGGATTTTCTTGCTTATAAAATTTATGCCAGAAGAAGCGCAGCATACGGATGAAGCGTTTCATTTTGATTACATTGGAGCGGCGTTATTATTTGCATTCATTACGACTGTTTTATTAGGTGTCAATATTAATAGTTGGCTATTTGTGTTATCGGTAGCTTTCTTATTTTTATTCACGGTTCGTATGAAGAACGCGGAGCATCCATTTATTGATATTGAGTTATTTTCGAACAAACCATTTCTTCGTTTAATAGCGGTCGGGTTTATAATTAATGTGGCGTTATGTGCTAGTCTATTATTATTGCCATCACTGTTAGGAAGAGTGCACGGATTGTCGCCATTCGTTATCGGAATTGCATTGTTTGTTGCATCACTCTTTGGTATTGTATCTAGTTTTATTACGGGGAAGATTGTCCCTTCGTTTGGAAATGTGAATATGATTTATGTAGCGTCTGTCATTATGATCGTTGGCTTTTTAATTTTAGGGCTTATTCCGAACGGGAACTTAATCATTATTTTAGTGGCGGTTATTTTAACATTTATGAGTTATTCAGCTATTCAAGTATCATTAAACACATTTATACCGAAAACATTACATCCAGCTAAAGTTGGAGTCGGTCTTGGTTTATATAATTTAATTAACTTTTTCGGTATGGCATTTGGACCAGCTGTAGCGAGCAAAGTTATGGAAGCTACAAATAGTTATCGTTTGAATTTTATTTTAATCATCATTTTAATTTCTGCTCATTTCTTCTTATTAATAGGAATGTCTTCTTTCCAAAAAAAGATGGAGCAATAAAGTGAAACTTTAATTAGTGGGGGGCATCCCCCACTAATTATTAGCCTACACCAATCGGACTTTTACGGGCAGCCCGATCCCCCATATAACTTCTTTGCTTTCGCTGAATTTTGAGGTGGGGGTCTTACTGCCTGGCAAATAGCGGGGTAAATACGCAATTTATATAGAAGAAACCGACTTTCATATAGAAGGTCGGTTATTTTTCTGTCTTGCAAATTATGAAAAAAAGGAGCAAAATAAAAAAGGTCCTGATCTATATAGGTACAAATGAAAATTTTTATACAGGGGCACTTTAAGTTAGCGAACTTAAAGTGTGTAAAATATACTGATAAACATAAAAGATGATGAATGAGAAAACGGGTGATTAAGTTGAATAGAGCGATCGGTGTTATTGATTCAGGAGTGGGCGGTTTAACAGTAGCGAAGGAATTAATTCGTCAGTTGCCGAAAGAGCGTATTATATATTTAGGGGATACAGCACGTTGCCCTTATGGTCCGCGTTCTCGTGAAGAAGTGCGTCAATTTACGTGGGAAATGACGGAGCATTTATTAGATTTAAATATCAAAATGTTAGTTATTGCGTGTAATACAGCAACTGCGGTTGTATTAGAAGAAATGCAGAAACAATTACCAATTCCAGTAGTTGGAGTTATTCATCCAGGATCACGTACAGCTTTAAAAGTGACAAATACGTATCATGTTGGGATTATTGGAACGATTGGAACAGTAAAAAGTGGCGCCTATGAAGAGGCGCTAAAGTCTATTAATAACCGTGTTATGGTAGAAAGTTTAGCGTGCCCACCTTTCGTTGAGCTTGTAGAGAGTGGGAATTTCGAAAGTGAAATGGCGTATGAAGTTGTAAGAGAAACATTGCAACCGTTGAAAAGTACTGACATTGATACGCTTATTCTAGGATGTACACATTATCCGATTTTAGGTCCTGTTATTAAAAAGGTAATGGGGGATCAAGTACAATTAATTAGTTCGGGTGATGAAACAGCGCGTGAGGTAAGCACGATTTTATACCATAGTAAGATGCTAAATGAGGGAGAAGAACAAAGTGATCATCTCTTCTTAACGACTGGTAAAATAGGCCTGTTTAAAGAAATTGCATCAAAGTGGTTCGGTCAGCCGATTGAAAATGTGAAGCATATCAATTTAGAAACAGAATAATAGTAGATTCATATAAGAGAACTCCTGAGAAATCAGGGGTTTTTTCTGTATAAGTAGCCATAGCTTGTTCTAAAACATGAAACAGCTCGTATACATAATAGTACAAACTTAGATTTTAGGGGGGAATGGCATGCCTAAATCCACTTTTAAATGGGTTGTTGGTGCTACTGTGAGTGCGATTTTATTATCAGGGTGTGGCTTGTTAAATCAAGAGAAAGCGACAGAACAAATTGATCCGCCAAAAAAAGTTACGTATACAGAAGGTGAAAAGAAAGAAACTGCTAAAAAAGATAAACAAGGGCAAACAGTAAATAGAGAGTTATACCTCGTTGATAAAAATGGATATGTCGTACCGCAAACTATTGCAATGCCTACTCCGAAAGCGAATGAAGTTGTACAGCAAACGTTAGAGTATCTTGTGAAAGATGGACCAGTTACAAATTTATTGCCAAATGGATTTCGAGCAGTCCTTCCAGCGAATACGACGATGACCTTGAATTTGAAAAAAGGCGGGACAGCAGTAATTGATTTCTCTAAAGAAATGAAAAATTATTCAAAAGAAGAAGAACGTCAAATTGTTGAATCAGTAGCGTGGACTTTGACTCAATTTACAGAAATAAAACAAGTGCAGTTCCAAATAAATGGTGAAAAGTTAGTGAAGATGCCTGTTGCGGGTACACCGCTAGGTGAAGGTGTAAGTCGTGCGAATGGAATTAACTTTGATGATGAACAAGTAGCAGATGTGACGCATACAAAACCGGTTACACTTTACTTTATGGCGCAAAATAATAATAAGCAGCAATATTACGTACCGGTAACAAGGCGCGTTGCAGAAGGAAAAGAAAATGATTACTCGGCAATTGTGGATGAGCTTGTAAAAGGTCCGATTCAAGGGTCGCTACTAAATGATTTTAATCCAGGAGCTAAGCTTATTACGAATCCAAAAGTGGAGAACGGAAATATTACATTAAACTTTAATGAAAATATATTTGTGAACCCAGACAAAAACATGATTTCAAATTATGTGTTGAAATCGTTAGTCTTATCTTTAACGGAAAAACAAGGTGTGAAAAATGTTTCTATTGAAGTGAATGGGAAAGCAAATCTTATGGATGAGAAAGGTGAAAAGTTAATAAAACCTGTTGATCGTCCACAAAACGTGAATACAGGTAGTTTTTAATCGCGAATAATTTGATATACTTATGTAAGAAAGGGGAATTGCTTTTTGAGTTCCCCTTCTTTTATTGTTATACATATCGTACATTTAAATTTGGCTATACTAATGAGAGTATTTATGAGGGGGTTATTTTTATGCGAGTAGATGGTAGAGGAAAAGCAGAGCTACGCCATATACATATTCATACAAATTATTTAAAACATCCAGAGGGATCAGTACTAATTGAAGTTGGGGATACAAAGGTAATTTGTTCAGCGACAATTGAAGAGCGTGTACCGCCGTTTATGCGCGGAGAAGGAAAAGGCTGGGTAACAGCAGAATACTCAATGATTCCACGTGCGACAGAGCAACGTACAATCAGGGAGTCAAGTAAAGGGAAAGTAACAGGGCGTACAATGGAAATCCAGCGTTTAATTGGACGAGCATTACGTGCGGTTGTTGATTTAGAAGCGCTTGGCGAAAGAACGGTTTGGATTGACTGTGATGTAATTCAAGCGGATGGCGGAACGAGAACAGCTTCTATTACAGGTGCTTATGTAGCGATGGTATTAGCTTTTGAAAAATTATTGCAAGCAGAAAAAGTATCTAAAATTCCGGTGAAAGATTATTTAGCGGCAACGTCAGTAGGTGTTGTTGAAGAACAAGGTGTTGTTTTAGATTTAAATTATGCTGAAGATTCTAAAGCAGACGTTGATATGAACGTTATTATGACTGGAAAAGGTCAGTTTGTTGAAGTGCAAGGAACTGGAGAAGAAGCGACGTTTAGCAGAGCTGAATTAAATGAATTACTTGATGCTGCTGAACAAGGGATTTTCCAACTTGTTGAAAAGCAAAAAGAAGCGTTAGGTGACATCGTATCTCATATAGAGTAGAGGTGGAAAATATGAAGCAAGTTGTTGTAGCGACGAAAAATCTTGGGAAAGTACGTGAGTTTGCTGAGTTATTTGAGAGATTTGACTTAGAAGTGAAATCTTTACACGATTTTCCTCATATTGAAGAAGTCGAAGAAACTGGTGAAACATTTGAAGAAAACGCAATTTTGAAAGCGGACAGTCTTAGTAGACAGTTGAATTCCATCGTAATTGCGGATGACTCAGGTCTTATTGTAGATGCCTTAAACGGGAAACCAGGTGTATATTCAGCTCGTTTTGCTGGAGAGCCGAAAGATGACCAAGCGAATATCGATAAAGTGTTGCAAGAGTTAACTGACATCGATTTAGAAAAACGTACAGCTCGTTTTTACTGTGCACTAGCGGTTGCTTTCCCTGAGGCAGATAAAGAGCCGGTTATTGTAAACGGAACGTGTGAAGGGAAAATCTTAGAACAGCGCCGCGGGGAAAATGGTTTTGGATACGATCCGATTTTTTATGTAGAAGAATATAAAAAGGCAATGGCGGAAC
It encodes:
- a CDS encoding aquaporin, encoding MLKKAIAEFIGTFVLVLFGTGVAVIGGGIEGIGTLGIAMAFGLSIVAMAYSIGTISGCHINPAVSIAMFINKRMNAMELSYYLLAQILGGLLGTATLVTILRSAKLPLDNLGQNSFGTLGLSGAFLVEFILTFVFVLVIVAVTGKKGSSSLAGLVIGFTLVLIHLLGIPLTGTSVNPARSIAPALFAGGEAISQLWVFIVAPIFGGIVAAVVGKFILNTEK
- a CDS encoding PspC domain-containing protein encodes the protein MSKRLYKSETDKMLFGICGGLGEYFDISSTLIRILWVIAILCFGTGFLVYFICLLLMPRSY
- a CDS encoding Rrf2 family transcriptional regulator, whose amino-acid sequence is MGISSRFTVGVHMLTLLAIDRNSRCTSEWIAGSVNTNPVVIRRITGMLKRAGLVDVQAGKGGTTLARDLDEITLLDVYKAVEVVEEGHLFSFHENPNIECPVGANIQSVLEIILIQSQEAMENVLANVTVQQLVTNLKSKIKE
- a CDS encoding multidrug resistance efflux transporter family protein — its product is MRAILLGLLSSAFFSATFIINRAMNVSGTSWAWTASFRFLFALPILFLIVLFRKNLGALWAELKKHPFVWMGWGSVAGIGFYSLLSFAAVFSPAWLVAGTWQVTILAGLLLSPLFFVKIETKSGTKLVRGKIPLRSLYVALFILLGVICMQATAAGHITMTQFISGFLPVVLAAFLYPFGNRKMMELVGGRLDTFQRVLGMAIGSLPITILLGIYGFSTTGIPSSSQMMQGFLLALCSGVIATMTFFFATDLAKDNLALLGAVEATQAGTMVFTVLGEIIFLNGSFPSGLSLIGMIIIMLGMIVNSVLNRSVPVIKQKKSA
- a CDS encoding amidohydrolase family protein, translated to MTLYWLTNVKLETGYTYEEAKISQTETEICSLLIEDGRIKRIIAGIAQEEGTLTFDANRLLVLPAFEEMHIHIDKTYYSGPWKACMPAENIFTRFNEEKTILPKQLATAQDRAENMLELLLRNGATNIRTHCNVDPVIGLRNLEATLAALGTYKDRLSGRIVAFPQHGLLRSNSMQLVKDAMRMGAQLVGGVDPATVDNDIEKSLHTIMDIAVEFNADVDIHLHDANNLGTFTMKRLASLTEEAGWQGRVTISHALGLGGVTDKEAEEVAERLAALKIDITSTVPIGKQVIPIPLLDRKGVKVSLGNDSITDHWSPFGTGDMLQKANRLAERFGWSDERSLGKALRFITGGKETLNNEGKRVWPNVGDEASFVLTNATCAAEAVARQTEKRVVMYKGNVVIGDLDQVKSDNLV
- a CDS encoding helix-turn-helix domain-containing protein: MKENEDMQTKEVIQQVGQLLRQIRNEQKLSLEELAQKTGVSKLTLGKIERGETNPTLAVIWKITKGLSIPLSRLMVVGEPVAVARCGEGFAVDVGQAWHLETMFRYTKETGMEMHRACLRANSIYEPEAHHEGAIELVTVMKGKVSIQVENDVYVLNEFDSIQFEANKKHSYKNEEDEVAVLHLTMKYSS
- a CDS encoding ABC transporter permease, with amino-acid sequence MRKFSHVFSFYFKEAFLSKKSLITSAILFLVVFGIFAFNHFTSGDDKNKDKDKIAVVVESSTYKVQKEELNKLLPSAKITVGSKDDFDKLHKQVEEGDLDGLFHVTEKDGTPAVTYMYNGFPSQATSAIMAGYLKQQYTKVTIAKNNVSPEIAQQLQAEIQVKQEAIKDRTSSFGIAYFFTFALYMFIVAFGNTIAMNIASEKASRVMEVMLPKVKPLTMMYAKILAVVSTALLQLVILACGYLIPYLLGWVDLESASLLGVPIDFTKLDAKVISMFLVYFITGYLLYAMMYAAAGAVVSKTEDLQAVSFPIMILIMAAFFISIKSLSDPNSTIVVVSSYVPFFTPMVTFSRIVAGEAGMLEITITLVVLLATIGILNAITSRIYVNGVMNYSDKVKFKDLAKFIKRQ